In one window of Thermus aquaticus DNA:
- a CDS encoding ABC transporter permease, whose translation MRRDHRRLEALVLLGGALTLLLWYLAPWAVPHRLFGGEGVLLNPFGHHLPQGSLPQGYRDGWLGLVFYLSLAWLLLSLALPWRMGPKGAYLAGALGLGLFLLAYVLFQSSVAQVNVGAERPLLRRYSLGLGSYTTLAYSLYLLLLGRVFSPGGLAFLVRRRGVVVPLFSLLLASLLGGVIVAILKETPGEAASLREGFMLKLDLITYTYQLLFSPLVNPSGFLQSLLLATPLIFTGLAVALGFRGGLFNIGAPGQLIMGAIAAMLVGVYLPGPRWLVLPLAILAAAMAGGLWGALVGWLKARFGAHEVINTIMFNYIAASVFLFLISANEYKFFGYTLYLPFKYPGYEARSYEIRPEARLPHWTDLVAPGGELSFALPLALLLGLLGYLLVRRSLGHRVLAAFLLGALGYGVGGLLPGLPVSFGPDLTSVRLNGAFLIALLALLFFHLYVFRTVGGYELRAMGLAPKAAEYGGVMAGRKVVLIMFLAGALAGLAATHYVLGGGIDEYRLKQSLPYSVGFDGIAVALMGQNTPVGVGLAAWLFGILLTGGLQVNLQLGISRELVAVLQALVVLFIAAGGFLPRYFTDPLRAAEVELKEETRKREGEEVQR comes from the coding sequence GTGCGAAGGGACCATAGGCGCCTCGAGGCCCTGGTGCTTCTGGGAGGGGCCCTTACCCTCCTCCTCTGGTACCTGGCCCCCTGGGCGGTGCCCCACCGGCTCTTTGGCGGCGAAGGCGTGCTCCTCAACCCCTTTGGCCACCACCTGCCCCAGGGAAGCCTGCCCCAGGGCTACCGGGATGGCTGGCTCGGCCTCGTCTTCTACCTCTCCCTGGCCTGGCTCCTCCTGAGCCTGGCCCTGCCCTGGCGGATGGGGCCTAAGGGGGCCTACCTGGCGGGAGCTTTGGGCCTCGGCCTTTTCCTCCTCGCCTACGTCCTCTTCCAAAGCAGCGTGGCCCAGGTCAACGTCGGGGCGGAAAGGCCCCTCCTCAGGCGGTACAGCCTGGGCCTGGGAAGCTACACCACCCTGGCCTATAGCCTCTACCTCCTCCTCCTGGGCCGGGTCTTCTCCCCCGGGGGGCTGGCCTTTCTGGTGCGGCGGCGGGGGGTGGTGGTTCCCCTCTTCTCCCTCCTCTTGGCCTCCCTCCTAGGGGGGGTCATCGTGGCCATCCTTAAGGAAACCCCCGGGGAGGCGGCGAGCCTCAGGGAAGGCTTCATGCTGAAGCTGGACCTCATCACCTACACTTACCAGCTCCTCTTTAGCCCCCTGGTGAACCCCTCGGGCTTTTTGCAAAGCCTCCTTCTAGCCACCCCCCTCATCTTCACCGGGCTGGCCGTGGCCTTGGGCTTCCGGGGCGGGCTCTTCAACATCGGGGCCCCGGGGCAGCTCATCATGGGGGCCATCGCCGCCATGCTGGTGGGGGTCTACCTGCCCGGGCCCAGGTGGCTGGTCCTGCCCCTGGCCATCCTGGCCGCCGCTATGGCCGGAGGGCTCTGGGGGGCTTTGGTGGGCTGGCTCAAGGCCCGCTTCGGGGCCCACGAGGTCATCAACACCATCATGTTCAACTACATCGCCGCCAGCGTTTTCCTCTTCCTCATCTCCGCCAACGAGTACAAGTTCTTCGGGTACACCCTTTATCTGCCCTTCAAGTACCCGGGCTATGAAGCCCGGAGCTACGAGATCCGCCCCGAGGCCCGCCTCCCCCACTGGACGGACCTGGTGGCCCCGGGAGGGGAGCTCTCCTTCGCCCTGCCCCTGGCCCTCCTCCTCGGCCTTTTAGGCTACCTGCTGGTGCGGAGAAGCCTGGGGCACCGGGTCCTGGCCGCCTTCCTCCTGGGGGCTTTGGGGTACGGGGTGGGGGGGCTTCTCCCCGGCCTCCCCGTGAGCTTCGGCCCCGACCTCACCTCGGTGCGCCTCAACGGGGCCTTCCTCATCGCCCTCCTGGCCCTCCTCTTCTTCCACCTCTACGTGTTCCGCACCGTGGGAGGGTACGAGCTCAGGGCCATGGGCCTCGCCCCCAAGGCGGCGGAGTACGGGGGGGTGATGGCCGGGCGGAAGGTGGTCCTCATCATGTTCCTGGCGGGGGCCCTGGCAGGCTTGGCCGCCACCCATTACGTGCTGGGCGGGGGGATAGACGAGTACCGCCTGAAGCAGTCCCTCCCCTACTCCGTGGGCTTTGACGGCATCGCCGTGGCCCTCATGGGGCAGAACACCCCGGTGGGTGTGGGCCTCGCCGCCTGGCTTTTCGGCATCCTCCTCACCGGGGGGCTCCAGGTGAACCTGCAGCTGGGCATCAGCCGGGAGCTGGTGGCGGTGCTCCAGGCCCTCGTGGTCCTCTTCATCGCCGCCGGGGGCTTCCTGCCCCGCTACTTCACCGACCCCCTGAGGGCGGCCGAGGTGGAGCTCAAGGAGGAGACCAGAAAACGGGAGGGCGAGGAGGTGCAAAGATGA
- the ubiE gene encoding bifunctional demethylmenaquinone methyltransferase/2-methoxy-6-polyprenyl-1,4-benzoquinol methylase UbiE, with product MAASPEEKATRVRRMFSEIAPRYDLLNRLLSLGADLRWRRRAVALALEKGPRRILDLATGTGDLALLLKASAPEAEVVGADFAPPMLEIARKKASARGLSVAFQEADALALPFPDGSFDAVTIAFGFRNFADYRKALAELRRVLAPGGRLVILEFPPPPKGAFGLVYRVYFQRVLPFLGGLISGSFSAYRYLPESVEAFPPPEALKALMEEAGFSVRYELLTFGVAAIHVGDL from the coding sequence GTGGCGGCTTCGCCTGAGGAAAAGGCCACCCGGGTGCGGCGGATGTTTTCCGAGATCGCCCCCCGCTACGACCTCCTAAACCGCCTCCTCTCCTTGGGGGCCGACCTACGCTGGCGCAGGCGGGCGGTGGCCCTGGCCCTGGAGAAGGGCCCTAGGCGCATCCTGGACCTGGCCACAGGCACCGGGGACCTGGCCCTCCTCCTCAAGGCCTCCGCCCCTGAGGCGGAGGTGGTGGGGGCCGACTTCGCCCCTCCCATGCTGGAGATCGCCCGCAAAAAGGCCAGCGCCCGGGGGCTTTCCGTGGCCTTCCAGGAGGCGGACGCCCTGGCCCTTCCCTTTCCCGACGGGAGCTTTGACGCCGTCACCATCGCCTTCGGCTTCCGCAACTTCGCCGACTACCGGAAGGCCCTGGCCGAGCTTCGCCGGGTCCTCGCCCCTGGGGGGAGGCTGGTGATCCTGGAGTTCCCCCCGCCCCCCAAGGGGGCCTTTGGGCTGGTCTACCGGGTCTACTTCCAGCGGGTTCTGCCCTTTTTGGGGGGGCTCATCTCCGGGAGCTTTAGTGCCTACCGCTACCTGCCGGAAAGCGTGGAAGCCTTCCCGCCCCCGGAGGCCCTGAAGGCCCTCATGGAGGAGGCGGGGTTTTCCGTGCGCTACGAGCTCCTCACCTTTGGCGTGGCGGCCATTCACGTGGGGGACCTATAG
- a CDS encoding type II toxin-antitoxin system Phd/YefM family antitoxin, with protein sequence MVFLRGAEPVALLVPYRARKKRQFGRFKGRLRIGEDFDAPLPLGMAQAFGL encoded by the coding sequence GTGGTTTTCCTGCGCGGCGCGGAGCCCGTGGCCCTCCTGGTGCCCTACCGGGCCAGGAAGAAGCGCCAGTTCGGCCGCTTTAAGGGCCGCCTGCGCATCGGGGAGGACTTTGACGCCCCCCTTCCTCTGGGGATGGCCCAGGCCTTCGGTCTATGA
- a CDS encoding asparaginase — MKTEVLVYRGNLVENRHRVSLALYGEEGLLAYGGDPTLVSYLRSSAKPFQALALFLSGAVERFGLGEEEIALATASHDGTPRHVEVAARFLEKLGLGLEHLACGVHPPFSREAREALQRAGKSPTPLHHNCSGKHAGMMAAALALGAPVEGYERPEHPVQRLNRKTLAELSGAEPLWATDGCSVPTFALPLARAARAFYLLAQPDRAPKPYQEPLRRVGEAMRRHPELVAGPGSIDTFLMERLPLLAKRGADGYYGLALLESPRGPLGVALKVEDGSAQAREVAVVALLRLLGLEPGPTPWDRPEVRNHRGLPVGHLEARLELSWV, encoded by the coding sequence GTGAAGACGGAGGTCCTGGTCTACCGCGGCAACCTGGTGGAAAACCGGCACCGGGTCTCCCTGGCCCTTTACGGGGAGGAGGGGCTTCTGGCCTACGGCGGGGACCCCACCCTAGTGAGCTACCTGCGCTCCTCGGCCAAGCCCTTTCAGGCCCTAGCCCTTTTCCTCTCGGGGGCGGTGGAGCGCTTCGGGCTTGGGGAGGAGGAGATCGCCTTAGCCACCGCCAGCCACGACGGCACGCCCCGCCACGTGGAGGTGGCGGCCCGCTTCCTGGAAAAGCTGGGCCTGGGCCTTGAACACCTGGCCTGCGGGGTCCACCCGCCCTTCTCCCGGGAGGCCCGGGAGGCTTTGCAAAGGGCGGGGAAGAGCCCCACCCCCCTCCACCACAACTGCTCCGGCAAGCACGCCGGCATGATGGCGGCCGCCTTGGCCCTGGGGGCCCCCGTGGAGGGCTACGAGCGCCCCGAGCACCCGGTCCAGCGCCTCAACCGCAAGACCCTGGCCGAGCTTTCCGGCGCCGAGCCCCTTTGGGCCACCGACGGCTGCAGCGTGCCCACCTTTGCCCTCCCCCTGGCCCGGGCCGCCCGGGCCTTCTACCTCCTGGCCCAACCCGACCGGGCCCCAAAGCCCTACCAGGAGCCCCTGCGCCGGGTGGGGGAGGCCATGCGCCGCCACCCCGAGCTGGTGGCGGGGCCAGGGAGCATAGACACCTTCCTAATGGAGAGGCTTCCCCTTTTGGCCAAGCGGGGGGCGGACGGCTACTACGGCCTGGCCCTTTTGGAAAGCCCCAGGGGACCTTTGGGCGTGGCCCTCAAGGTGGAGGATGGTTCCGCCCAGGCCCGGGAAGTGGCGGTGGTGGCCCTTTTGCGGCTTCTTGGCCTCGAGCCCGGCCCCACCCCTTGGGACCGGCCTGAGGTGCGGAACCACCGGGGGCTTCCTGTGGGGCACCTGGAGGCCAGGCTGGAGCTTTCTTGGGTCTAG
- a CDS encoding tetratricopeptide repeat protein, with translation MVRMLLLPSLGPFHILHPRYNAATVLAILERARPEVLYLASLSPEALETGRWREEDPLLFHVLPWAEERGVPVVALDREAHLKGEAEVFREALAQHSLGKPHLERMAAFDQALLELLKRPLTLEALTSGEFLEKIREIYEGFAQAFGEGPATGFRKRRMAQVAEALRGKEGAVLAEVLDYPFLAEAFPGALPKPHEPTEAERERALLDRAWQLREEDDWAGLLEGLFAIGSPEALYLAAQIYLAAGEWREALGLMEEVFRMDFGRPEYLPGYVLARFGQLLDLAGERERALRAYKGVLALSWAPEEARAMAQVGLRTPFRLGHLS, from the coding sequence ATGGTGAGGATGCTGCTTTTGCCCTCCCTCGGCCCCTTCCACATCCTGCACCCACGCTACAACGCGGCCACGGTTCTGGCCATCCTGGAAAGGGCCCGCCCAGAGGTCCTCTACCTGGCCTCCCTTTCCCCGGAGGCCCTGGAGACGGGGAGGTGGCGGGAGGAGGACCCCCTCCTCTTCCACGTCCTCCCCTGGGCGGAGGAGCGGGGGGTGCCTGTGGTGGCCCTGGACCGGGAGGCCCACCTCAAGGGGGAGGCGGAGGTCTTCCGCGAGGCCCTGGCCCAGCACTCCCTGGGCAAGCCCCACCTGGAGCGCATGGCCGCCTTTGACCAGGCCCTCCTTGAGCTTCTGAAGAGGCCTCTGACCCTCGAGGCCCTCACCTCCGGCGAGTTTTTGGAAAAGATACGGGAGATTTACGAGGGCTTCGCCCAGGCCTTCGGCGAGGGGCCGGCCACGGGCTTCCGCAAAAGGCGGATGGCCCAGGTGGCCGAGGCCCTAAGGGGCAAGGAGGGGGCGGTTCTGGCCGAGGTCCTGGACTACCCCTTCCTGGCCGAGGCCTTCCCGGGCGCTCTGCCCAAGCCCCACGAGCCCACGGAGGCCGAAAGGGAGCGGGCCCTTCTGGACCGGGCCTGGCAGCTTCGGGAGGAGGACGACTGGGCGGGGCTTCTGGAGGGGCTTTTCGCCATCGGGAGCCCCGAGGCCCTCTACCTGGCGGCCCAGATCTACCTGGCGGCGGGGGAGTGGCGGGAGGCCTTGGGCCTCATGGAGGAGGTCTTCCGCATGGACTTCGGGCGCCCCGAGTACCTGCCGGGTTATGTCCTCGCCCGCTTCGGCCAGCTTCTGGACCTGGCCGGGGAGAGGGAGCGGGCGCTAAGGGCCTATAAGGGGGTTCTCGCCCTTTCCTGGGCCCCGGAGGAGGCCAGGGCCATGGCTCAGGTGGGCCTCAGGACCCCTTTTCGGCTGGGCCATTTGTCCTGA
- a CDS encoding transposase, translating to LFVDWGYRGLKETASSLGLELEVVARPYAGVRGVWVREGAEVPEIPRERGFKPLPKRWVVERTFAWLGRNRRLAKDYEENPRVSEAWVYLGMLRLLVKRLARAA from the coding sequence CTTTTCGTGGACTGGGGGTACCGGGGCCTCAAGGAGACGGCTTCTTCCCTGGGTTTGGAGCTGGAGGTGGTGGCCCGTCCCTACGCGGGGGTACGGGGGGTCTGGGTGCGGGAGGGGGCGGAGGTGCCGGAGATTCCGCGGGAGCGTGGGTTCAAGCCTTTACCTAAGAGGTGGGTGGTGGAGAGGACCTTTGCCTGGCTGGGGCGGAACCGGCGTCTTGCCAAGGACTATGAGGAGAACCCTCGGGTAAGCGAGGCCTGGGTCTATCTGGGCATGCTACGATTGTTGGTGAAGCGGCTAGCCAGGGCCGCGTAA
- a CDS encoding MFS transporter has translation MWKGPREGKSSILTILDLRERNYRLAVVNGWLVWLGDTFLNPNIVLSGFAAKLGAPGALIGLLPALLQAGGMIPQAFLAPWVARLPKKIVLYRRVAALRLSGVVLMALSAFLFGQNPTLLLAGFLLGLLLNALFTGVSSLPFWEVVAKTTPPEKRAALFSARNLVGGLLAFLAGFLVREVLALPLPYALLFALGALAFGLGWYLFGLTDEPEEAPNETRLDLKAPLRRSEFRRYLRVRLLLGLAGMAEPFYAVYAVRVLGKREELGLYLAFYALAFTLSNLLWARLAERGSKRVLLAGAFLGLLAPFLAMALPSGAFGLVFLLQGAYLAALGLATTTYLLNLAPPEERSASIGLANSISGLFAFSTVLGGYLSDRLGFPALFLLAALFYALALYAGRKLPEEG, from the coding sequence ATGTGGAAGGGGCCGAGGGAGGGCAAAAGCAGCATCCTCACCATCTTAGACCTGCGGGAGAGGAACTACCGGCTGGCGGTGGTGAACGGCTGGCTGGTCTGGCTGGGGGACACCTTTTTAAACCCCAACATCGTCCTTTCCGGCTTCGCCGCCAAGCTGGGGGCCCCGGGAGCCCTGATCGGCCTCCTGCCCGCCCTCCTCCAGGCGGGAGGGATGATCCCCCAGGCCTTTTTGGCCCCCTGGGTGGCCCGCCTGCCCAAGAAGATCGTCCTCTACCGCAGGGTGGCCGCCCTACGGCTTTCCGGGGTGGTCCTCATGGCCCTCTCCGCCTTCCTCTTCGGGCAAAACCCCACGCTCCTCCTGGCGGGCTTCCTCCTGGGCCTCCTCTTGAACGCCCTCTTCACCGGGGTCTCTAGCCTCCCCTTCTGGGAGGTGGTGGCCAAGACCACGCCCCCAGAGAAGCGGGCCGCCCTCTTCAGCGCCCGCAACCTGGTGGGGGGGCTTCTCGCCTTCCTGGCGGGGTTTCTGGTGCGGGAGGTCCTGGCCCTCCCCCTGCCCTACGCCCTCCTCTTCGCCTTGGGCGCCCTGGCCTTCGGCCTCGGCTGGTACCTCTTCGGCCTCACCGACGAGCCCGAGGAGGCCCCCAATGAGACCCGGCTGGACCTAAAAGCCCCCCTGAGGCGGTCGGAGTTCCGCCGCTACCTCAGGGTGCGGCTCCTCCTGGGCCTGGCGGGCATGGCGGAGCCCTTCTACGCCGTGTACGCCGTGCGGGTCCTGGGGAAGAGGGAGGAGCTTGGCCTCTACCTGGCCTTCTACGCCCTGGCCTTCACCCTCTCCAACCTCCTCTGGGCCCGCCTGGCGGAGAGGGGCTCCAAACGGGTCCTGCTGGCGGGGGCCTTTCTGGGCCTTCTCGCCCCTTTTCTCGCCATGGCCCTTCCCTCCGGGGCCTTCGGCCTGGTCTTCCTCCTCCAGGGGGCCTACCTGGCCGCCTTGGGCCTCGCCACCACCACCTACCTCCTCAACCTGGCCCCGCCCGAGGAGCGGAGCGCCTCCATCGGCCTCGCCAACTCCATCTCGGGCCTCTTCGCCTTCTCCACGGTCCTCGGGGGGTACCTCTCCGACCGCCTGGGCTTTCCCGCCCTCTTCCTTCTGGCCGCCCTCTTCTATGCCCTGGCCCTTTACGCCGGCAGGAAGCTTCCCGAGGAGGGGTAG
- a CDS encoding flavin reductase family protein: protein MRSYLPQGPLPAFYHYSPGVPAVVGVRLEQKVNFCPAVWNTGLSADPPLFGVSISPKRFTHGLLLKARRFSASFHPHAQGALIHWLGSRSGREVDKGQTPHFLGHFGVPILEGAYAAYELELVEVRPFGDHDLFVGRVVAVWEEEGLLDEKGRPLPGLSLLYYGKGLYGRPAEEAFTP, encoded by the coding sequence GTGAGGAGCTACCTGCCCCAAGGCCCCCTCCCCGCCTTCTACCACTACTCCCCCGGCGTCCCCGCCGTGGTGGGGGTTAGGCTGGAGCAAAAGGTCAACTTCTGCCCGGCGGTCTGGAACACGGGGCTTTCCGCCGACCCACCCCTCTTCGGGGTCTCCATCAGCCCCAAGCGCTTCACCCACGGGCTATTGCTAAAGGCCCGGCGCTTCTCGGCGAGCTTCCACCCCCACGCCCAAGGGGCCCTGATCCACTGGCTGGGAAGCCGTTCGGGCCGGGAGGTGGACAAGGGCCAAACCCCCCACTTCCTGGGCCACTTTGGGGTGCCCATCCTGGAGGGGGCCTACGCCGCCTACGAGCTGGAGCTCGTGGAGGTGCGGCCCTTCGGGGACCACGACCTCTTCGTGGGACGGGTGGTGGCGGTGTGGGAGGAGGAGGGCCTTCTGGACGAAAAGGGGAGGCCCTTGCCCGGCCTTTCCCTCCTCTACTACGGCAAGGGCCTCTACGGCCGCCCCGCCGAGGAGGCCTTCACGCCGTGA
- a CDS encoding DNA polymerase III subunit delta' yields MALRPPHPWGIIGHEAILELLPRLKTATLLFSGPEGVGRRLVARWYALGLNRGFPPPFLEAHPDLLEIGPKERGLRGEAEVRLEEVEPLFDWFQSHPRERVKVAILDAAHLLTEAAANALLKLLEEPPSYGRIILIAPSGETLLPTLKSRALEVAFGPVPEERLRALTQDPDLLAYAAGAPGRLLKALSDPLAFQERLKMARRVLQSPPLERLGLLEELLAEEEGFYLLRALLQNRPRALLALDRAREALEAYVSPNLVLARLALDLEL; encoded by the coding sequence GTGGCTCTACGCCCGCCTCACCCTTGGGGAATAATCGGCCACGAGGCCATTCTGGAGCTTCTGCCCAGGCTCAAGACCGCCACCCTCCTCTTCTCGGGGCCCGAGGGGGTGGGCAGGCGGCTCGTAGCCCGCTGGTACGCCCTGGGCCTCAACCGGGGCTTCCCCCCGCCCTTCCTGGAGGCCCACCCCGACCTCCTGGAGATCGGCCCCAAGGAGCGGGGCCTGAGGGGGGAGGCCGAGGTCCGCCTCGAGGAGGTGGAGCCCCTCTTTGACTGGTTCCAGAGCCACCCCCGGGAGCGGGTCAAGGTGGCCATCCTGGACGCCGCCCACCTCCTCACCGAGGCGGCCGCCAACGCCCTCTTGAAGCTCCTGGAGGAGCCTCCCAGCTACGGGCGCATCATCCTCATCGCCCCCAGCGGGGAGACCCTCCTCCCCACCCTGAAGAGCCGGGCCCTGGAGGTGGCCTTTGGTCCGGTTCCCGAGGAAAGGCTGCGCGCCCTGACCCAGGACCCAGACCTCCTCGCCTACGCCGCCGGGGCCCCAGGCCGCCTCCTCAAGGCCCTTTCTGACCCCCTGGCCTTCCAGGAAAGGCTCAAGATGGCGAGGAGGGTTTTGCAAAGCCCCCCTCTGGAGCGCCTGGGCCTTTTGGAGGAGCTTTTGGCCGAGGAGGAGGGGTTTTACCTCCTCCGCGCCCTCCTCCAAAACCGCCCCCGGGCCCTCCTGGCCTTGGATAGGGCCCGGGAGGCCCTGGAGGCCTATGTGAGCCCCAACCTCGTGCTGGCCCGCCTGGCCTTAGACTTAGAGCTATGA
- a CDS encoding DUF4282 domain-containing protein → MVLAPLGFLLYAIWLRILLEASVSLIRVAQNTSDILEELRKKP, encoded by the coding sequence GTGGTCCTGGCGCCTTTGGGCTTTCTCCTTTACGCCATCTGGTTGCGGATCCTTCTGGAGGCCAGCGTCTCCCTGATCCGGGTGGCCCAGAACACCTCGGATATCCTGGAGGAACTCCGCAAGAAGCCCTAG
- a CDS encoding PSP1 domain-containing protein: MTVGVRFRTPVLRYFRFQGEPPPLDAYVVVRTSRGLEVGRVRTPPRRQKEVGEVVRLASKEDLDRAARLRAKAEEALFYLKARLKEEGVAAKVLGCDFTLEGRHLTVHYAAAERVNLRAFARELQERYGARVEFLAEGPREEAQYLGALGACGMESCCSTWLQGFAQVSIKLARDQGLPLSPEKISGPCGRLLCCLTYEHPVYQELLAELPKKNARVCTKAGLCGKVQKVNPLKGTVEVLLEDGKSLEVPKEELS; the protein is encoded by the coding sequence ATGACCGTGGGCGTCCGTTTCCGCACCCCCGTCCTCCGCTACTTCCGCTTCCAGGGGGAGCCTCCGCCCCTGGACGCCTACGTGGTGGTGCGGACCAGCCGGGGCCTCGAGGTGGGCCGGGTCCGCACCCCTCCCAGGCGGCAAAAGGAGGTGGGGGAGGTGGTGCGCCTGGCCAGCAAGGAGGACCTGGACCGGGCGGCGAGGCTCAGGGCCAAGGCGGAGGAGGCCCTTTTCTACCTCAAGGCCCGCCTCAAGGAGGAAGGGGTGGCGGCCAAGGTCCTGGGGTGCGACTTCACCCTGGAGGGTCGCCACCTCACCGTCCATTACGCCGCGGCGGAGCGGGTGAACCTAAGGGCCTTCGCCCGGGAGCTCCAGGAGCGCTACGGGGCCCGGGTGGAGTTTCTGGCCGAGGGCCCCAGGGAGGAGGCCCAGTACCTGGGGGCCTTGGGGGCCTGCGGCATGGAGTCCTGCTGCTCCACCTGGCTCCAGGGCTTCGCCCAGGTCTCCATCAAGCTGGCCCGGGACCAAGGGCTTCCCCTCTCCCCGGAGAAGATCTCCGGGCCCTGCGGCCGCCTCCTCTGCTGCCTCACCTACGAGCACCCCGTCTACCAGGAGCTTCTGGCCGAGCTTCCCAAAAAGAACGCCCGGGTTTGCACCAAGGCGGGCCTCTGCGGCAAGGTGCAGAAGGTGAACCCCCTGAAGGGCACGGTGGAGGTGCTTTTGGAGGACGGGAAGAGCCTGGAGGTTCCCAAGGAGGAGCTCTCGTGA
- a CDS encoding ABC transporter permease, producing the protein MNLDVAFWTALFLSTLRQTTPLLFTALGGMFSERSGVTNIALEGIILFGALTAAVVVERFEAALGPGPHPWLPWVGVLSAMGVGGLVAAVHAVVSIKYRADQIISATAINLLALGAPSLVLTYFYGNATSSKEVANRLPLLLGLSPLVYLAFLLVPVAWWVLFKTPFGLRLRAVGEHPEAADTLGVNVYRLRYTGVILSGVLAGLAGAYLSIGFLNQFVRGMSAGMGFIALAAMIFGNWHPLGILFSTLLFGFASALAIQLQGTEILPAVLVQAFPYVVTVLVLAGFIGRSRPPGAVGKPYEK; encoded by the coding sequence ATGAACCTGGACGTGGCTTTCTGGACGGCCCTCTTCCTCTCCACCCTGCGGCAGACCACCCCCCTTCTCTTCACCGCCTTAGGGGGAATGTTCTCGGAGAGGAGCGGGGTGACCAACATCGCCCTCGAGGGCATCATCCTCTTCGGGGCCCTGACGGCGGCGGTGGTGGTGGAGCGCTTTGAGGCCGCCTTGGGCCCTGGGCCCCACCCCTGGCTCCCCTGGGTGGGGGTCCTTTCGGCCATGGGGGTGGGGGGCCTGGTGGCCGCGGTGCACGCCGTGGTCTCCATAAAGTACCGGGCGGACCAGATCATCAGCGCCACCGCCATCAACCTCCTGGCCCTGGGGGCCCCGAGCCTGGTCCTCACCTACTTCTACGGCAACGCCACCAGCTCCAAGGAGGTGGCGAACCGCCTCCCCCTCCTCCTCGGCCTCTCCCCCCTGGTCTACCTGGCCTTCCTCCTGGTGCCCGTGGCCTGGTGGGTCCTCTTCAAGACCCCTTTTGGCCTCCGCCTCCGGGCCGTGGGGGAGCACCCCGAGGCCGCCGACACCCTGGGGGTGAACGTATACCGCCTCCGCTACACCGGGGTCATCCTCTCCGGGGTGCTGGCGGGCCTGGCGGGGGCCTACCTTTCCATCGGCTTCCTCAACCAGTTCGTGCGGGGGATGTCGGCGGGGATGGGCTTCATCGCCCTAGCGGCCATGATCTTCGGCAACTGGCACCCCCTTGGCATCCTCTTCTCCACCCTCCTCTTCGGCTTCGCTAGCGCCCTCGCCATCCAGCTCCAGGGCACGGAGATCCTGCCCGCCGTCTTGGTCCAGGCCTTCCCCTACGTGGTCACCGTGCTGGTGCTGGCGGGGTTCATCGGCAGAAGCCGTCCCCCGGGGGCGGTGGGCAAGCCCTACGAGAAGTGA
- a CDS encoding DUF309 domain-containing protein, giving the protein MEALEAFVRHFQEGRYFEAHEVLEEAWRKAEGEERRFLQGLILLAAALHRGKGGVRNLRKAEAKLSGLPSPYLGLDWEPLWQEARRRLGA; this is encoded by the coding sequence GTGGAAGCCCTGGAGGCCTTTGTGCGCCACTTTCAAGAGGGGCGTTACTTTGAGGCCCACGAGGTCCTGGAGGAGGCCTGGCGGAAGGCCGAGGGCGAGGAGCGGCGCTTCCTCCAGGGCCTCATCCTGCTGGCGGCGGCCCTGCACCGGGGAAAGGGGGGAGTCCGCAACCTGAGGAAGGCGGAGGCCAAGCTTTCTGGCCTTCCTTCCCCCTACCTGGGCCTGGACTGGGAGCCCCTTTGGCAGGAGGCCCGGCGTAGACTTGGGGCGTGA
- a CDS encoding metallophosphoesterase family protein → MRYLVLSDIHGNWPALEALLQKAPAFDRVLFLGDAVGYYPDGDRVLDWLMAVGAECVLGNHDAWLLALERLPVEGVVLEILAWQKARLLPRHLEFMASWSWQKEVEGALLVHGSPCDPMEYLDDLALAREAFRCMEARLAFHGHTHLAGAFLELQGPKPWVRYQAFPEGGELVLPPTVRALANPGSVGQPRDGVPGAAFALWEGDRLEFYRVNYDLTAVRRRLLEEGFPEWLYARLTLGE, encoded by the coding sequence GTGCGCTACCTGGTCCTCTCCGACATCCACGGGAACTGGCCCGCCCTGGAGGCCCTTTTGCAAAAGGCCCCGGCCTTTGACCGGGTCCTCTTCCTGGGAGACGCGGTGGGCTATTACCCGGACGGGGACCGGGTGCTGGACTGGCTGATGGCGGTGGGGGCGGAGTGCGTCTTGGGCAACCACGATGCCTGGCTCCTGGCCCTGGAGCGCCTGCCGGTGGAGGGGGTGGTCCTGGAGATCCTGGCCTGGCAGAAGGCCCGCCTCCTTCCCCGGCACCTGGAGTTCATGGCCTCCTGGTCCTGGCAGAAGGAGGTGGAGGGGGCCCTTCTGGTCCATGGGAGCCCCTGCGATCCCATGGAGTACCTGGACGACCTGGCTCTCGCCCGGGAGGCCTTCCGCTGCATGGAGGCCCGCCTCGCCTTTCACGGGCACACCCATCTGGCGGGGGCCTTTTTGGAGCTCCAGGGGCCCAAGCCCTGGGTTCGCTACCAGGCCTTCCCCGAAGGTGGGGAGCTGGTCCTCCCCCCCACGGTGCGGGCCCTGGCCAACCCCGGCTCCGTGGGCCAGCCCAGGGACGGGGTTCCGGGGGCGGCCTTCGCCCTTTGGGAGGGGGACCGCCTGGAGTTTTACCGGGTGAACTACGACCTGACGGCCGTCCGGAGGCGCTTACTGGAGGAGGGGTTTCCCGAGTGGCTCTACGCCCGCCTCACCCTTGGGGAATAA